ATGCAGGGATTGCTCCAGAACAAGGGATCAGTGCTATACAGGTAGCCGCTCATGCCATTAGTAAAATGAATTTGCTTCGGATTGATGAAGAAACTACTGCCAATATAGGGATTATTCATGGAGGAGAGGCGACTAATGTGGTTACGCCAGAGATTCATATTGAAGCAGAAGCTAGAAGCCAAGATGAAAAAAAGTTGGAACGACAAACCCAACATATGATAGGGTGTTTTGAACAGGCAGCTCAAAAATTTGGAGCAAAAGTGCAAATAAAAAAAGCAAGAGAATATAGTTCTTTTCAGATAGGAAAGGAAGAAAAGATTGTACAAACAGTACAAAAAGCTTGTGAAACCATAGGAATTAAGGCCTATACTCAGAGAAGTGGTGGAGGAAGTGATACGAATATTTTTAATGAATATGGAATTCAAGCAGTAAATTTGGCAACAGGAGAAGGAAATCCTCATACTAAGGAAGAATATATAGAAATAGAGGATTTTATAAATACGGCAAAGATGATTGTAGAGATAATTAGGTTAGCATAAAGGAGTTATTGTATTAATTATTTTAAGAATATAAGAATGTCTTTATTTAATATCTATGGAGGGTGATAATAATGGACGATAGTTTATTAGAAAAATATGCAAGGTTGATTGTAAAATCAGGACTCAATCTTCAGAAGAATCAGATTCTTGTAATTAGTTGTCCAATTGAAGGAGCAGAGTTTGCAAGAAAAGTAGCAGAAATTGCTTTTAAAGAAGGAGCAGAAGATGTAATTATGAATTGGGGAGATGAAAAACTTTCTAAAATCAGATATCTTTATGCACCGGAGCGAGTTTTTGAAGAATTTCCAGAATGGAGAAAACAATTTTATTTATCTTATGCTGGTAAGGGAGCTGCTTTTTTAAGCATTGCAGCTTCTGATCCTGAATTAATGAAAGAGGTAGATCCTGACCGGCTAGCAAAAGCAAGTAAAACTAGTAATATTGCTTTGAAAGAATATAGTGAAAGAATAATGTCTAATCAAAATACTTGGTGTGTGGTATCTATTCCTACTGAGGCTTGGGCAAAAAAGGTTTTTCCGGAATGTTCTAAAGAGGATGCAGAAGAAAAACTGTGGGAAACCATTTTTAAAACTGTTCGAGTAGATCAAGAGGATCCTGTAGCAGCTTGGAAAGAACATAAAAATAATTTAAAGAAAAGAATGGAGTTTTTAAATCAACATCAATTTAAAACCCTTCATTATAAAAATTCTTTAGGAACAGATTTAATGGTAGAATTACCAGAAGGGCATTTATGGAGTGGGGGATCGGATACGACTCCAGAGGGATTAGAGTTTATTGCCAATATTCCTACAGAAGAAGTTTATACTTTACCCAAAAAAACGGGAGTGAATGGAAAAGTTATTAGTACCAAGCCTCTAAATTATAATGGAAATTTAATTGATGAATTTACTTTAGTTTTTAAAGAAGGAAAAGTGATAGATTTTTCTGCGAAGAAAGGATATGAAACTCTTAAAAATTTGTTAGAAACGGATTCAGGCGCTTGTTATTTAGGAGAAGTTGCTTTAGTTCCTTATGATTCACCCATTTCCCAATCTGGTATTTTATTTTATAATACTTTATTTGATGAAAATGCTTCTTGTCATTTAGCTTTTGGAAAAGCTTATCCTACTTGCCTGAAAGAGGGAGAAAAAATGAATCAAGAGGAGTTAGAAAAGGCTGGAGTTAATAATTCTTTGATTCATGTAGATTTTATGGTAGGAAGTAAGGATCTTCAAATTATTGGAACTAATTCTAAAGGGGAAGAAATACAAATCTTTAGAGATGGAAATTTTGCTTTTGAATAAACGGGATTAAAATCAAGTGATGATAATATGAAAAAAATCAAAAGAATACCCATGGATGTCTTTATTTTATTGTTGTATAAGACATGTATGGGTTTTCTTTTATTTAGATTATTGGCATATTCTAGAGTAGCTTTTTTATTATAAGATGGATACTTTTTAGCTTTGAAATTGAATAGTAATTTTTTCAAATCCCATTTCTTTTAGTAAAGGAATTAAAAGTTTTTCTGCTTTTTTATTCGCTTCTTCTAAAAATCCTTCTTTTTTTAATTTTTCTTGCTTCTTTTTCTTTTCTTTTTTTAATAAATCAAATATTTCCTCTAATCTTAAAGGATTAAATAGTCCTGATTTTTCATCGTAGACTTGTATTTTTTCTTCATTAATAACATTATCCGTAAAATGAGCTTTTTTTAGTTTTAATGTAATATTTTTTTCCTTCCCTACATGAATAGAAACATCATGCAAATCTACTCCTGCTTTAATATAGCCTTCATATAGGATTAAAAGAGATTTATTAGAAAAGGGAAGTTCAATTCCTTTTAATTCTTTTGTATTTTGATAATGAAGAATATCTTTATAGTGATATTCTACTGTAGTAAATTCTCCTAGAGATAGAATTCTTTTTTCTAAAGTTTCCATATCTGTATTTTCTTTAGTTTTTGTTTTAAAAGGATATAAAATTAAAAAAAATATTAAGAATAAAACAAGTAAAAAGATAAAAATAATGGATGGTTTTCTTTTTACAAAGATCATGATTTTTTCTCCTTTATATAAAAGACTTTCTTATTGTAAGGATATTTTTTATGAAAAGGAATCATTCCAAAATATAATAGGTTTCAGTATAAATTGATTATTTTTATTTTAGAGATCCAAATAAAAATGAAATTTTTATAAAATTAATAAAAATAGTTATCGACATCTGTCAATGATTTTGTATAATAAGAATGATGAGTGACATCTGTCAATAATTAACTAGAGTAATTTTAACAATTTATAAGGGGATCAAAGGGAATGAGATAAATTATTTTTGTAAGAAAAGAAGATGTGAAAAGTACTATTTTAATTTAGATGATGGGAACTTGAGGGAATAACTTTTCATGAATATTTTATATGTTTCTAACATTTATATAGTTTATCAAGTGTTAAGGCATAGGGAAGCTTTGAGCATTCATATGTGGAATTTTTTAAAGTTGTTATCTAAGAGTAAAATATGATAGCTGTTATTGTACAAAAATAAAATCTTATAACAGAATTAGGGCTGTTATGGATTATTTATTCATTAGTAGTCAAATAAGAATTTAAATGATAAGGAGGCAATAGTATGAGTGAAAATTGT
This genomic window from Garciella nitratireducens DSM 15102 contains:
- a CDS encoding DUF4230 domain-containing protein — protein: MIFVKRKPSIIFIFLLVLFLIFFLILYPFKTKTKENTDMETLEKRILSLGEFTTVEYHYKDILHYQNTKELKGIELPFSNKSLLILYEGYIKAGVDLHDVSIHVGKEKNITLKLKKAHFTDNVINEEKIQVYDEKSGLFNPLRLEEIFDLLKKEKKKKQEKLKKEGFLEEANKKAEKLLIPLLKEMGFEKITIQFQS
- a CDS encoding aminopeptidase; protein product: MDDSLLEKYARLIVKSGLNLQKNQILVISCPIEGAEFARKVAEIAFKEGAEDVIMNWGDEKLSKIRYLYAPERVFEEFPEWRKQFYLSYAGKGAAFLSIAASDPELMKEVDPDRLAKASKTSNIALKEYSERIMSNQNTWCVVSIPTEAWAKKVFPECSKEDAEEKLWETIFKTVRVDQEDPVAAWKEHKNNLKKRMEFLNQHQFKTLHYKNSLGTDLMVELPEGHLWSGGSDTTPEGLEFIANIPTEEVYTLPKKTGVNGKVISTKPLNYNGNLIDEFTLVFKEGKVIDFSAKKGYETLKNLLETDSGACYLGEVALVPYDSPISQSGILFYNTLFDENASCHLAFGKAYPTCLKEGEKMNQEELEKAGVNNSLIHVDFMVGSKDLQIIGTNSKGEEIQIFRDGNFAFE